Proteins encoded by one window of Blautia luti:
- a CDS encoding HAD family hydrolase — MIKAVIFDIDNTLYDYDKNHVYGMKALADYCESAFGKSEEEMRKCYKEAQKVMLGRIRTDTAAIHSRLLRTQIMLELWEKPLFPHAINMYHAYWDTLIRQAQPSLGVKKFMQDLKRRNIRIGVGTDMTAYIQYKKLTALGLAPYVDFIVTSEEAGVEKPDPHLFEICVEKAGVSADECAFIGDSLKKDVEGSAKCGLKGIWYTQGKEPETEVEYPVIQSFETLDVEELIR; from the coding sequence ATGATAAAAGCTGTAATTTTTGATATTGATAATACGTTGTATGACTATGATAAAAACCATGTTTATGGAATGAAAGCTCTGGCAGATTATTGTGAGAGTGCCTTTGGAAAATCAGAAGAAGAAATGAGGAAATGCTATAAGGAAGCACAAAAAGTTATGCTGGGCAGAATCCGAACAGATACAGCTGCAATTCACAGTCGCCTGCTTCGAACTCAGATTATGTTGGAACTCTGGGAAAAGCCATTATTTCCACATGCCATAAATATGTATCATGCATACTGGGATACGCTGATTCGCCAGGCGCAACCGTCACTGGGAGTGAAAAAGTTTATGCAGGATTTAAAACGCAGAAATATTCGGATTGGAGTTGGAACGGATATGACTGCCTATATTCAATATAAAAAATTAACTGCATTAGGACTGGCACCATATGTTGATTTTATTGTGACCAGTGAGGAAGCAGGGGTAGAGAAACCAGATCCACATCTGTTTGAAATCTGCGTAGAAAAAGCCGGAGTTTCTGCAGATGAATGTGCATTTATCGGCGACAGCCTGAAAAAAGACGTAGAAGGTTCTGCGAAATGTGGATTAAAAGGTATCTGGTATACACAGGGAAAAGAGCCGGAAACAGAAGTGGAGTATCCAGTGATTCAGTCATTTGAGACATTGGACGTTGAGGAACTGATTCGATAA